One window of Globicephala melas chromosome 5, mGloMel1.2, whole genome shotgun sequence genomic DNA carries:
- the ALPK1 gene encoding alpha-protein kinase 1, translating into MNNQKAVAVLLQECKQVLDQLLLEASDVLEEDKREDQRCRASLPSELRTLIQEAKEMKWPFVPEKWQYKQAVGPEDKTNLQDVIGAGLEQLLASLKASILARECATAAAIVFLSDRFLYGLDVSGELLQVAQGLHKLQPATPIAPQVVIRQARISMHSGKLLKAEYILSSLISNSGATGTWLYRNESDKVLVQSVCIQIRGQILQKLGMWYEAAELIWASIIGYLTLPQPDKKGISTSLGILADIFVSMSRKDYEKFKSNPEINLGLLKEFDHHLLSAAEACKLAAAFSPYTPLFVLTAMNIRGTCLLSYSSSNDCPPGMKNSYLCEAKEAFEIGLLTKKCDEPVTGKQELHSFLKAAFGLTTVHQRLYGEMETVHTASQLCSEAMGKLYTFSTSSRSQEREAVSQEVMSLITRVKGQLQVQSFSNLDDKSYVPEGFKCGLEKPILHGQVDFQKIIETYSQHHTSVCEIFESTCGNNKNKQEGTKTGVCITDLKTETKNIDTVSTTEDKPRFEKGMVVSASQMARNGWEKLRRVGRRNLASSDAFRVSVDEDVETEAESTDHSSGGGAVLNKSLSDSQSSSSWSKLSGCSSSTSWEEVNYHVGDMSARREPSKEEHHVDTQCSTALAEELEIDGGSRAVHPLSSELHGLSLQVSRDDSLESSQSQLPKPMPLTTFPPHNTTGTLLASGAGLLKGAPEGMWEAGNVGSRDTSAHSRPSFGSASWSSDSGWPKNMATYPSIQEEETFEIIDKFPEINCDAKDSHEEEKREEIKGDTGPTFKDSPCWVDAEEETAERAEDRPVDFHIVVDEPLGKSSMIACSTFTPHWLVQNPDSGKSGGSVKEQDIDPDASTVDEESQLLGSTDVHATSTHGSHRPCALRQLRGQGAQISNSSVSGNTSIPVLSEDCTTTEEANEPGNVLNCSQSSSSSLAWWLESPAISSGSSEGENPWSFLNSSGSSFVSLPGMTTQKILKARTLQPDDFEKLLAGVRHDWLFQRLENTGVFKSRQLHGAHNALLLKYSKKSELWTAQETVVYLGDYLNVKKKGRQRNAFWVHHLHQEETLGRYVGKEYKEQKGLWHHFIDVERQMTAQHYVTEFNKRLYEQNIHTQIFYIPSSVLLILEGKTIKGCVSVEPYILGEFVKLSNNTKVVKTEYKATEYGLAYGHFSYEFSNHRDVVVDLQGWVTGNGKGLIYLTDPQIHSVDQKDVTTNFGKRGIFYFFNNQHVECNEICHRLSLTRPSIEKPNNS; encoded by the exons gcGTCCCTGAAAGCCTCCATCCTCGCCCGGGAGTGTGCCACCGCAGCTGCCATTGTGTTCCTGAGCGACCGGTTCCTGTACGGGCTCGACGTCTCGGGCGAACTCCTGCAGGTCGCCCAAGGGCTGCACAAGCTGCAGCCAGCAACGCCAATTGCCCCGCAGGTGGTTATTCGCCAAGCCCGAATCTCGATGCACTCAG GGAAACTTTTAAAAGCAGAGTATATCCTGAGCAGTCTGATAAGCAACAGTGGAGCAACAG GTACCTGGCTGTACAGAAATGAAAGCGACAAGGTCCTGGTGCAGTCGGTCTGCATACAGATCAGAGGGCAAATTCTGCAAAAGTTAG GGATGTGGTACGAAGCAGCAGAGTTAATATGGGCCTCAATCATAGGATATCTGACACTTCCTCAGCCAGATAAAAAG gGCATTTCCACATCACTAGGTATACTGGCAGATATCTTTGTTTCCATGAGCAGGAAAGATTatgaaaagtttaaaagcaaTCCTGAAATTAACTTG GGCTTGCTGAAGGAGTTTGACCACCATTTGCTGTCAGCCGCTGAAGCCTGCAAGCTGGCAGCCGCCTTCAGTCCCTACACGCCTCTCTTCGTGCTCACGGCTATG AATATACGTGGCACATGCCTGttgtcatatagtagttctaatGACTGTCCTCCAGGAATGAAAAATTCATATCTGTGTGAAGCCAAAGAGGCGTTTGAAATTGGCCTCCTTACCAAGAAATGTGATGAACCAGTTACTGGAAAACAGGAGCTCCATAGTTTTCTCAAAGCTGCTTTCGGTCTCACCACGGTGCACCAGAGGCTCTATGGGGAGATGGAGACGGTCCACACAGCAAGTCAGCTCTGTAGTGAAGCTATGGGAAAGCTGTATACTTTCAGTACTTCCTCCAGAAGTCAGGAGAGAGAAGCTGTCTCTCAGGAAGTCATGTCTCTTATCACCAGGGTGAAGGGACAGTTACAAGTTCAAAGCTTCTCAAATTTAGATGATAAGTCTTATGTTCCAGAGGGTTTCAAGTGTGGGTTGGAGAAACCCATCTTGCATGGGCAAGTGGATttccaaaaaattattgaaacCTATTCACAGCACCACACTTCAGTGTGCGAAATATTTGAAAGCACTTgtggaaacaacaaaaataaacaggaaggTACAAAAACAGGAGTCTGTATCACTGatctaaaaacagaaacaaaaaacatagatACTGTGAGTACTACTGAGGACAAACCACGTTTTGAAAAAGGCATGGTAGTATCTGCCTCCCAAATGGCTAGGAATGGTTGGGAGAAACtcaggagggtaggaaggagaaACTTGGCCAGTTCTGATGCATTTCGAGTCTCCgtggatgaagatgtggagacTGAGGCTGAGTCAACAGACCATAGCAGTGGTGGGGGAGCTGTTTTGAACAAGTCTCTGAGCGACAGCCAGAGCTCCAGTTCTTGGAGCAAGTTATCAGGGTGTAGTTCTTCTacaagctgggaggaagtgaatTACCATGTTGGTGATATGTCAGCCAGAAGAGAGCCTAGCAAGGAAGAGCATCATGTGGACACTCAGTGTTCCACTGCCCTGGCAGAAGAACTGGAGATCGATGGGGGGAGCAGAGCTGTACATCCACTGTCTTCAGAGCTTCATGGTCTCTCTCTCCAGGTGTCCAGGGATGACAGTTTAGAGTCTTCTCAAAGTCAACTACCCAAGCCCATGCCCTTGACAACTTTTCCTCCTCATAACACAACAGGCACTTTGTTGGCCTCAGGTGCAGGGCTGTTAAAAGGAGCTCCAGAAGGTATGTGGGAAGCCGGAAATGTGGGGTCCAGAGATACTTCTGCTCATTCCAGACCCTCATTTGGTTCTGCTTCTTGGTCTTCTGATTCTGGTTGGCCCAAGAACATGGCCACATATCcttcgatccaagaagaagaaacctTTGAAATAATTGATAAGTTTCCAGAAATCAACTGTGATGCCAAAGACAGTcatgaagaagagaagagagaagaaatcaaaggagacaCAGGTCCCACATTTAAAGATAGCCCCTGCTGGGTTGACGCAGAAGAAGAAACAGCAGAGAGAGCAGAAGATAGGCCCGTAGACTTCCACATAGTTGTGGACGAGCCTCTGGGCAAAAGTTCCATGATAGCATGTAGCACTTTCACTCCTCATTGGCTTGTTCAAAATCCTGACTCAGGGAAAAGTGGTGGCTCAGTCAAAGAGCAGGACATTGACCCTGATGCCTCCACGGTGGATGAGGAGAGCCAACTGCTGGGCAGCACAGATGTTCACGCCACAAGCACACATGGCTCTCACAGACCATGTGCTCTGAGGCAGCTGCGTGGTCAGGGAGCCCAGATCTCCAATTCCTCTGTAAGTGGTAACACTTCCATCCCTGTCCTCAGCGAGGACTGCACTACCACAGAGGAAGCAAATGAACCTGGAAACGTGCTAAACTGCAGCCAGAGCTCCAGCTCGTCCTTGGCATGGTGGTTGGAATCACCTGCAATTTCCAGTGGTTCTTCTGAGGGAGAAAACCCATGGTCCTTTCTGAATTCCAGTGGAAGTTCTTTTGTTTCATTGCCAGGAATGACAACACAAAAGATCCTTAAGGCTCGCACCCTGCAGCCTGATGACTTTGAAAAACTCTTGGCAGGGGTGAGGCATGATTGGCTGTTCCAGAGACTGGAGAATACAGGAGTTTTTAAGTCCAGGCAACTCCATGGAGCACATA ATGCTCTTTTGTTAAAATATTCCAAGAAATCTGAACTGTGGACAGCCCAGGAAACTGTTGTGTATTTGGGGGACTACCTGAATGTGAAGAAGAAAGGCAGACAAAGGAATGCATTTTGGGTACATCATCTTCATCAAGAAGAAACTCTGGGGAG ATATGTTGGGAAAGAATATAAGGAGCAGAAGGGGCTCTGGCACCACTTCATCGATGTGGAGAGGCAGATGACTGCACAGCACTATGTGACAGAATTTAACAAGAGACTTTATGAACAAAATATTCACACACAGATATTCTACATACCATCCTCAGTATTACTG ATTTTAGAGGGCAAGACAATAAAAGGATGTGTCAGTGTGGAACCTTACATACTGGGAGAATTTGTAAAATTGTCAAATAACACGAAAGTGGTGAAAACAGAATACAAAGCCACAGAATATGGCTTGGCTTACGGCCACTTTTCTTATGAGTTTTCCAATCATAGAGATGTTGTGGTCGATTTACAAG GTTGGGTGACTGGTAATGGAAAAGGGCTTATCTACCTCACAGATCCCCAGATTCACTCTGTTGATCAGAAAGATGTCACTACCAATTTTGGAAAGAGAggaattttttacttctttaataaCCAGCATGTGGAATGTAATGAAATATGCCATCGCCTTTCTTTGACAAGACCTTCAATTGAGAAACCAAATAATTCATAG